TGCCGGCCGAGGTGGGCGGCGACCCCGTCGTCCACTCCTACGCGGCGCCCGCCGGCCCCATCGGCCCCGGCAAGGCCCGCGTCCTCCTCGCCCACACGGCGACCGTCGCCCCAGCCGACGTCGAGGTGGACGGGCAGACCGTCTTCACCAACATCGCCAACGGCGAGTTCGCCGACGCCGACGTGCCGGCCGGGTCCATCGAGGTCGCGCTGCTGCCCTCCGGGACGGACGCCGACCCCATCCTCGGACCGCTCGAGGTGACGCTGGAGCCCCGGACGCTCTCGATGATCTACGCCTACGGCAACCCGCGCGACGGCTCGATGAACGTCATCGCGCACACCGCCCGGCTGGCACCCGACGGGAGCGTGCGCCCCTCGCGCATAGAGACCGGCTCGGCGGGGCTGGTGCGCGCCCCGGTCGCACCGTTCGGGGCCTCCGCCGCCGACCCGGCCGCCTCCGGTCCGTGGCCCGCTCTGCCACCCGGTCCGTCACCCGGGGCGTGGTCCGCCCTCGCCGTGGCAGCGCTGGTGGCGGCAGGGCTCCTCGTGCGCGCCCGGCGCCCCCGCGCCTGCCTGCGTCACCCGCGAGCCCGCACCTCCGCGCGACCACCCGCGGGATGACCCGCAGCGCACCGGGGATCCTGGTCTCCGCCGGTCTCCTCCTCGCCGCCGCCGGGTGCGCCGGGACCGGCCCCGCCGCGACCCCACCGGCGGCCGACGACCCGACCACTCAGGCCGCGGACCCCCGTCCCCAGCCGGTCCTCCCCGCGCGCCGGGCGCGATCGGAGGTGTCTCCGCGCCGACCGGCCAGCGCCACGCTCCCCAGCGGACGCGTCGTCCCCGTGACCGCCGCGGGCACCACCGGGGCCGGCGTCCTCGACGTCCCCGACGACGTCGACGTCGCCGGATGGTGGCGCGGCGGCTCCCGGATCGGCGACCCGTTCGGCTCGATCCTCCTCGCGGCGCACGTCGACTCGTGGACCGAGGGACTCGGACCGTTCGCCGAGATGCTCACGACCTCGGAGGGCGCGCGGGTGCGGCTCGAGGCCGACGGCCTCCGGCAGGACTTCGAGGTGACGTCGCGGCGGCTGGTGCCGCAGGGCGGCCTCGCGGACGACGCCTGGATCTACGCCGCGGCCGGCGATCTCCGGCTGACGCTGGTCACCTGCGCGCCGCCCTACGACGCCGGCCGCGGCGGCTACCAGAACCTCGCCGTGGTGAGTGCCCGGCCGATCGGTCCCCCGGAGACGACATGAGCCCGAAGAAGCCCTTCCAGAAGCGCCTGCCCACCGTGCTGCCGCCCGCGCCGCGCCGTCCACCCGAGCAGCAGGCCTCCGCGCGGCGCGCGCCCCGCCCGGCAGGACCCCGTGCCGCCGCACCCGCCTCACCGGCGCCCGCACCCGCCCCCGCCGCTGTCCCCGCCCCTCCTCCCGCTCCTGTCCCCGCCCCTGTCCCCGCCGCTCCCCCCGCTCCTGTCCCGGTCGCCGGCCCGGACCGGCCGAGCCGGCCGGACCGCCGGACGCCCCTGCTCGTGGCGCTCGCGCTCGCGGGGGTCCTCGGAGGCGCCGTCGGGGTGTGGCAGGTCGTCGGGGTGGACGGGTCGTCGCGCCCACCGGCGGCCGCCCTGCCGATCGACGGCTGGCCCGCGGCGGGCGAGTCGCGGGCCGTGACCGAGGTGCGCGCCGACGGCGACCTCGAGGTCACGCACTGGATCCACTCCGACCTCCCGCTCGACGAGGTCGGGCTCACGCTGCCGGACCTCGACGGGGCCGTCCAGATCGCGGCGGCCGACGTGGAGGTCGTCGCCGACGGTCGCACCGCAGCCGGGCCGCGCGTCGTGCCCGCGGGCGGGTCGTCGTACTCCTTCGCCGAGGCGACGCGCATCCAGGTGCGCTACCGGCTCACGGGTGCGGTCGAGCGGAGCTCGTCGGCCGACGGCCGCGGGCTCGCGACCACGACGTCGCTCGACGTCACCGCGACCCAGGCGCGCGACGTGCGGGTGGTGCGGTCGCAGGAGGTGCTGTCGCTGGCGTGTGCCGCGCCCGACCGCCGGCCCACGCCGTGCGGCACCTCGGGCGGGGTGTCGGGCGGCACGGACCAGTGGCGCGTCGAGCTCACCGGGGACGACCCCGTCGACCGGGTGCTCGCCGTGGTGACGATCCCGTCCTGAGCGGCGCGATCAGGACTCGTCGAGCCCGTTCTCGATGGCCCACCGGGTCAGCTGCACCCGGTTGTTCATCTGCAGCTTGCGCAGGGTGTTGTGCACATGGTTCTGCACGGTGCGGTGCGAGATCACCAGGCGCCCGGCGATCTGCTTGTAGCTCATGCCGGTGGCGACCATCTTGAGGATCTCGGTCTCCCGCTCGGTCAGCTGGTCACGCGGGTCGTCGGCGGGGCCGTCGGCGATGCGGCGGAACTCCCCCAGCACCAGCCCGGCCAGTCCGGGGGTGAACACCGTGTCGCCCTCGGCGACCCGGGCCACCGCGTCGATGAGCTCGGCGCTGGAGGCCGACTTGACCAGGTAGCCGGTGGCACCGGCCTTGACGGCGTCGAGGACGTCGGCCTGCTCACCGCTGGCGGAGAGGATCAGCACGCGGGCCGCGGGGTCGTGCTCGAGCATCATGCCGGTGACCTGCACCCCGCTGTGGTCGGGCAGCTGGAGGTCGAGGACCACCACCTGCGGCGCCGCCGCGGGAAACCGGGCCATCGCCTCACGCCCGTTGGCGGCCACCGCCACGACCTCGTGCCCGGCCGCCTGCAGGTCCCGCTCGACCGCGTCGCGCCACATGGGGTGGTCGTCGACCACCATCACCCTGACCATGCGTCCCCCCTCCGAGAGCTGGGCAGGAGACTAGACCAGTCAGGCGCCGGGCGGGACGTAGCGACCGCGGCGGTGCGCCAGGGGCTCGTCGTCGTCGCCGACCACCACCTCGTCGAGGGTGCAGGTCACCAGCCGCGACCACCCGGCCTCCGCCTGGGTCTCGACGCTGACCAGGGCCCAGGTGCCGGCCCGCGCCAGGCGCGGCCCGTGGGAGGTGTCGACCCAGTCGGCCATCCGCCACGGCCCGCCGGGCGCGGGGGCGGTGCCGGCGAAGGCGTCGGCGAGGCCGCGGTCGTCCCACGACAGCAGCTGCACGACGCCCCGTCCCGACTCGAGCAGCAGCTCGGTGAGGTCGGCGTCCGGGTCGAGCAGCGCCACCACCCGGCCGGGCTCGCCGCCCGCCACGAGCCACGACGTCACCGTCAGGCCGGCCCGCTCCGCGTCGTCCCCGGCCGTCCACAGCGAGACGGACCCACCGAGGCGCCCGCGCAGGCGGCGTACGGGGTCGTCCGGGGTGGGGAACGGGTGGCCGGCGTGGATCGTCACCCGCCTCACGCTAGCGGCACCGCCAGCTCCCACGCGGTGCCC
The sequence above is drawn from the Nocardioides sp. zg-1228 genome and encodes:
- a CDS encoding response regulator transcription factor, with the protein product MVRVMVVDDHPMWRDAVERDLQAAGHEVVAVAANGREAMARFPAAAPQVVVLDLQLPDHSGVQVTGMMLEHDPAARVLILSASGEQADVLDAVKAGATGYLVKSASSAELIDAVARVAEGDTVFTPGLAGLVLGEFRRIADGPADDPRDQLTERETEILKMVATGMSYKQIAGRLVISHRTVQNHVHNTLRKLQMNNRVQLTRWAIENGLDES
- a CDS encoding flavin reductase; translation: MTIHAGHPFPTPDDPVRRLRGRLGGSVSLWTAGDDAERAGLTVTSWLVAGGEPGRVVALLDPDADLTELLLESGRGVVQLLSWDDRGLADAFAGTAPAPGGPWRMADWVDTSHGPRLARAGTWALVSVETQAEAGWSRLVTCTLDEVVVGDDDEPLAHRRGRYVPPGA
- a CDS encoding class F sortase, with protein sequence MTRSAPGILVSAGLLLAAAGCAGTGPAATPPAADDPTTQAADPRPQPVLPARRARSEVSPRRPASATLPSGRVVPVTAAGTTGAGVLDVPDDVDVAGWWRGGSRIGDPFGSILLAAHVDSWTEGLGPFAEMLTTSEGARVRLEADGLRQDFEVTSRRLVPQGGLADDAWIYAAAGDLRLTLVTCAPPYDAGRGGYQNLAVVSARPIGPPETT
- a CDS encoding DUF4397 domain-containing protein, whose translation is MRRRLRALVAAAWLPVVLGPPASADAPAPVPARVTVIQAVPGASVDVSVDGREVAAGVAVGDVLGPFDLPSGDHEISFRGDGVRVDSTLDVGAGEASDVVLHLPAEVGGDPVVHSYAAPAGPIGPGKARVLLAHTATVAPADVEVDGQTVFTNIANGEFADADVPAGSIEVALLPSGTDADPILGPLEVTLEPRTLSMIYAYGNPRDGSMNVIAHTARLAPDGSVRPSRIETGSAGLVRAPVAPFGASAADPAASGPWPALPPGPSPGAWSALAVAALVAAGLLVRARRPRACLRHPRARTSARPPAG